A region of Rattus rattus isolate New Zealand chromosome 7, Rrattus_CSIRO_v1, whole genome shotgun sequence DNA encodes the following proteins:
- the Iah1 gene encoding isoamyl acetate-hydrolyzing esterase 1 homolog: MSLCERVASGSSLLWPRVLLFGDSITQFSFQQGGWGTLLADRLVRKCDVLNRGFSGYNTRWAKIILPRIIKKGAGLENPVAVTIFFGANDSTLKDENPKQHVPLDEYSANLRDMVQYLRSVDIPKERVILITPPPLCEAAWEKECILKGCKLNRLNAAVGEYAKACLQVARDCGTDVLDLWTLMQKDNQDFSSYLSDGLHLSPLGNEFLFFHLWPLLDKKVSSLPYLLPNWKDVEETKPELSLLGDGDH; this comes from the exons ATGTCGCTGTGCGAGCGTGTGGCGAGCGGGAGCTCTCTGCTCTGGCCTCGCGTGTTGCTCTTTGGGGACTCCATCACGCAG ttttctttccagCAGGGTGGATGGGGCACATTGCTGGCTGACAGACTAGTCAG GAAGTGTGACGTCCTGAATCGTGGATTTTCAGGTTACAACACCAGATGGGCCAAGATTATCCTTCCAAGAATAATCAAGAAAGGGGCTGGTTTGGAAAACCCAGTGGCGGTTACAATTTTCTTTGGTGCCAATGACTCTACACTCAAAG ATGAGAACCCCAAGCAGCATGTCCCCTTGGATGAGTACAGTGCAAACTTGAGGGACATGGTACAGTACCTGAGGTCCGTGGACATCCCCAAGGAGCGAGTGATTCTTATCACACCACCCCCTCTCTGTGAAGCGGCCTGGGAGAAGGAGTGCATCCTGAAGG GTTGCAAATTGAACCGCCTGAACGCTGCTGTTGGAGAATATGCTAAGGCATGTTTACAAGTAGCCAGAGACTGTGGGACTGATGTCCTTGACCTGTGGACCCTGATGCAGAAGGACAACCAG GACTTCTCGTCCTACTTATCAGACGGCCTGCATTTATCACCACTGGGGAATGAGTTTCTGTTCTTCCACCTCTGGCCACTGCTGGACAAGAAGGTCTCCTCCCTGCCATATCTGCTTCCTAACTGGAAGGATGTGGAGGAAACAAAGCCTGAGCTGAGCCTGCTGGGAGACGGAGACCATTAG